One window of the Candidatus Neomarinimicrobiota bacterium genome contains the following:
- a CDS encoding glutathione S-transferase family protein, giving the protein MLKFYELAPSPNNMKVRMALRFKKIPFETIKVDFFDRQPIRDASGQDGTPVIVDNGIIINDSEAILNYLDANYPDSPRLFPRDLKARRSCDSWKLMLDKKVAKPWFSIWKYLLKWTDELDENALTDYRSALEWLDQEIGDRTSFHDDNDMAICDLRVALWAVYGLPGNGLIERVGLFKRVKQLYNVDGKSLPNLVRFLEKWNSFLE; this is encoded by the coding sequence ATGTTGAAATTTTATGAACTGGCACCTTCGCCCAACAATATGAAGGTTCGCATGGCACTTCGCTTTAAGAAAATCCCATTCGAAACTATAAAAGTAGACTTTTTTGACCGCCAACCAATCCGGGATGCCTCCGGGCAGGATGGAACACCTGTCATTGTGGATAATGGTATTATAATTAATGATAGTGAAGCTATTTTAAATTACCTCGATGCGAATTATCCCGACTCACCGCGTTTATTTCCTCGGGATTTAAAAGCGCGAAGATCTTGCGATAGTTGGAAACTTATGTTGGATAAAAAAGTAGCCAAACCATGGTTTTCTATTTGGAAATATTTATTGAAATGGACAGATGAATTAGATGAGAATGCTTTAACTGATTATCGAAGTGCTTTAGAGTGGCTGGATCAGGAGATTGGCGATCGAACCAGTTTTCATGATGATAATGATATGGCCATTTGTGATTTGCGTGTCGCCCTTTGGGCTGTTTATGGATTACCCGGAAATGGGTTAATAGAGCGCGTTGGCTTATTTAAACGTGTTAAACAATTATATAATGTGGATGGAAAATCACTCCCGAACCTTGTGCGGTTTTTAGAAAAGTGGAATT